Within Natator depressus isolate rNatDep1 chromosome 6, rNatDep2.hap1, whole genome shotgun sequence, the genomic segment CCTCTGCTCTATACAGTCACCATGTCCAGGCAGCTTTGTaaacagctggtggctggggtgTACGTTGTGGGGGTGGTGGATTCAATAATATACACGTGTTTTAcatttcagctgtcattctgcagctccaacaccatcaatcatttcttctgtgacgtCCTCCCACTGTTGGTGCTCTCCTGCTCTGACACCTGCATCAATAAAATTATGCTGTTTGCTTTCACGAGCTGCATTACTGTGAGCAACTTTGTGACTGTCCTCGTCTCCTATGTCTATatcatctccaccatcctgcAGATCCGCTCTGCCGAGGGCCGGCAAAAAGCTTTCTCCACCTGCTCTTTCCACTTGACATCTCTGGTCTTATTTTTTGGCACCCTCCTCTTCATGTATTTacgtcccacctccagctttTCCATGGACACAGACAAAAAGTTCTGCATGTTTTACACGCtggtgatccccatgttgaaccccctcatctacagcctgaggaacacggAGGTGAAGGACGCCCTGAGGAAAGCAATGAATAAACTCCTAACCAGTTCTTGAATCTGTTTAACTCTGTACTGGTTTAGTTGTGGGGAATGGAAACAGGTGAATTCAATTCCCAGCCCATTACAAAGTAATTTTGCAGAGCCTGTGGGAGTATTGTTCAttattatattgttattattattaattggttTGTATTCCAACAAGGTCTGCagcccccaactgagatcagttGACAAAACATGGGAAGCATcacagggccagagagagagaatgattctaTTAGCTGGTGGCTAAGGGGACCACCTAGTGGGTGAGATGCTCAACTTCATCTTCCAACttccaatgacaggtttcagagtaacagccgtgttatgCTCAACTTCCAATGGTTATTTAATTAGTTACCCAAAGTACAACTACTTTGAAAGAAGAGATTGAGAGCAACCCAGACTGGAATAGCACATCACTCAGGGGCTGTGATGTTTTTTGGAAATGCAGGAAACCCAAGTGCATAGTGTggcgggttcggtcacagagaccctcattgggactgtcacctgatatgCTGAAATTACCtgtgagcccattttccctgccagcctaggcttccagaaccctgccttgttgagccagagacactagcctgctgcaacacagacccagggtctgggtcACGTCCCCAAATCTGGAGGTCTAGACTGAAACCAACTCAGCAGGATACCTGTctctagcacacagacactcttCTCCTAATGggatctaaaccccaaataaattcattttactcTGTCTGAAGCTTATACAGTGTAAAAGAACAAATGTTCCCCCTCAATATCactgacagagagagatgcacagctgtttgccccccagcTAACAGTTACTCACACTgagtttgtaaataaacaaaagtgattttattaagcataaaaagtaggatttaaatggttttaagaagtaacagacagaaaaatgtaagtcacaaagcaaaataaaaaaaaaacccctgcaaggctaagcttaatacactcagAAATCAGTTACAAATGTTAACTTCTCACCCTAGTTGTTACTTTAGGTCAAATCCTTCTCAGATGCCTTTTCTGACCTGGGTCCAGCCTGTTCTCACCCACCCCGGTGATTACAATCCTTATGTTTCCATGTGCCAGCAGGTatctctgtggggtggggaggccatctcttaagccagctgaagacactCATTATGTGCCTTCCCCACTTTATATAGAACTTCCCTAAGGTGGAAAACCTTTGTTTTGAATTCAACCCCCCTCTGTAAAAGTACCAGcttcaagatggatttcagtatcaggtgacatggtcacatgtcactgtaagaccccagcctccattcttcctggtttgtcccacacatacacaggaaggcttgcaggtaaacaaagccattcacagttcattgattctgaagcacctttAATAGCCTCCACTTAATTTGtctacatcagtaatacaagtttatatcttattctcctaactccagacagcGAAATAATCCTtgtaaacaaataggatgaacacacttactAGATTATAACCTTTATAATGATATGTTACATGGGGCacttagcataaagcatattccagttatgtcatattcagaAGAATATTTTCACAAAGCACAAGGAGTTCAATCTCACACAGAGCTTTGCCCAGCGCTGGGCAGAAGGGGGA encodes:
- the LOC141989885 gene encoding olfactory receptor 8U9-like, translated to MEEGNHSEVTEFILSGLTDCQELQVPLFGLFLLIYDVTLVGNGGMILLITVDPRLHTPMYFFLRNLSFCDLCFSSIISPKMLLNFLAERKSISYTACAVQMNLSIIFAEVECLLLAVMAYDRYVALCNPLLYTVTMSRQLCKQLVAGVYVVGVVDSIIYTCFTFQLSFCSSNTINHFFCDVLPLLVLSCSDTCINKIMLFAFTSCITVSNFVTVLVSYVYIISTILQIRSAEGRQKAFSTCSFHLTSLVLFFGTLLFMYLRPTSSFSMDTDKKFCMFYTLVIPMLNPLIYSLRNTEVKDALRKAMNKLLTSS